The Scleropages formosus chromosome 3, fSclFor1.1, whole genome shotgun sequence genome contains the following window.
TCTTCACTGTGGCTGCTAAGCGCCACTAGGAAGTGATTGCCATTGCTGTCGGTCAGCAGTGCTGGTGTGGGTTGGGCCTTGAGAAGGTCCAATGAAAATGAGGAAGCGGGGGCCGAGGTACTCTGCTGCTGAGTGATAAACACAGGGGACACCTGGCAGAGGAGAGATGAACCATTACTCTTCTGCACTGACAATATTAAGACTTAACTTTGACTTGGTTAATTTCATTCTTGTCAAACAGGCTTCCCTACAGGGAACTTAATAGAGAACACCACAAAATAGCACAGCGAGATGCTTAAAAATTAGTCTTAAGTTATGACAATGGTAAGCATTTtgaaggaaatgtaaaaaaaaaaaaaagttggaatggagggagaaagaaaatgcaagttCTTCTCAGTTTATAGAACTGAGAGGTGGTTGTCCAGCTTGCCAGAAGGTGTCAAGTGCTTCATAATCAGACAGTACCACTAGCAAAGGCTTGTGGGTATATTAGCATATATCTGCTCAGGTTTAAGTGAAAGTACTTCCATTCTCATCCTCAACCTCACCTCAAACACATTACCGCTGTGTCTACCATGTTCTTTTTTGCACTTGATTCTATAAGAGAATATTGGAAACCCTAGCTGGCTGCTGTATTCTAGGGCCAGGTTTGAGGACTCAAGCAGACCCTTGGAAAAGCAGGAGCTGACCTGTACGGACCTTCACTGATCTTCACTGCACCAGGTTAACGAGAATCTGtggcagctgtagtacctgttgCTGTTGCTTCTGCTGGGGCTGAACTtcttgtttctgctgctgtctctgggatttcttcttcttcttctgtggcggctgctgctgctgctgtgctgagcCCTTCTGGCAATTGTGTTGCAAAAGCATCCCCTGCAATTGCTGCAACTGTACTGGCTGTTCCTGTAACAGCTGTATCCCAgacttttgctgctgctgctgtcttagATGCTCCAGCTGATGATGTGAAAGTTCCATTTGTTGCTGTGTTGGCGGCGGCTGATGCTGCGGCAGCTCTACTGTCCGCTGCGTTTGTGATACCTGATGTAGTGGCAGTTCCATGGGCAGTTCCACTGGCTGCTGTGTCTGTGATAACTGAACCTGTGGCATTTCTACTGGCTGTTGCGCTTGCAGCAGATCCACTGAATGCTCAAAATGGATCAGTTCTGGCACCATCTCCTCAGGCTCCTCTTCAGTCTCCTCTTTGATGATCACCTTGATGGCTTCTTTCTCAGCAAGGTCAGGAGAAATGGGGCAgtaagagcagcaggaggattCACCAGCACTTTCCAAAGGCTCCTCTTTGACCTTCACAGAGAGCACCTCTGGGACATCTAGCCCTTCCCGTTTGCCTTGCTCCAACTGGGAGCGGAGTGTTTCCACAAGTCTCTGCTTCTGCCGCAGCATGCGCATCAGCTCCTCAATCTGCTTGTCTTTCTCCTGCAACATTTGATCTTTGTCTAAGGTATCTGTGGACTGCAAGGCACGCTGGGAAAAACGGCACGATGGAGTCAATCCAGTGGTCTCCTCTTTGACGACAGAGTGCTGCTGTGGGGAAGGATAGAGGCTTAGTTGTGTGAGAGAGGAGCTGACCTGTATTTGACAaataggaaaaaacaaaacaggaagtTTGGTAGAAGATTGAAGACAGCAACATATCAGAATTCAGAAACCTTCTCCTCCTAGTATCGGTTCTACTTTATCCACGCTGCGAGTTCTGTGAAACCGTATCAGTATGAAAGGGCATTAAAACAGTTAATGACTCTGCCACTGTGCCTTTAAATAAggcagtttaaataaaaaaaatagagtGATTTATAGGTAAAGTTACAATAGAGTTTTGCTACTTTGGGTAACAATAtagacaaaacaaacacagtctgCACTGCTAATTatagtaaaaatgtaatatagatCAAAGAACTTACCGCCTCTCCAAACAAATCTCCATTGCAACTTGCTTCATCTGCACTCATTCCAGCAAATGAACGCTCCGATGGGGTGGGGGAGATGGGTGGGGAGGAGCCTGTGCTGCTGAACTGCACGACAGCAGATGGTGCTGCGGTCTGTGCACCGCCTCCCCCAACTGTGGCCACAAATGGGAAGGCggccaccaccacacccccttctccaGGTTTGTGCAGGAGGGTCGTTCCTCCCAAAACATGAGGGGGGCCAACAGGCTGGGCTAACTGCAGTGGTGGACTGCTTTTGGGTGTAGCCCCAGCAGTTACTGCCCCTGCATTTTGCTCCTGAAAGTTCCTCAGTCTCTCGAGAAGGTCATTCTTTGTACCTGACACAGGCAGGCCCCGAATTTTGAGCTCATGTTTCAACTCCGCCACCTAGAGAGCATAATTGAGCAATATTACCTCAGTCAGGGTATACCACCTAAAATGATTTCTAACCACAAACATGCTGTTGCTGATTTTTATACTTGCTTTTCATTGCCATGGCTCACCTTGAAGTCATCCAGATTAGAGGGCAGGGGTCCTAGTATGGGTAATGGCACAGGAGGATGAATCTGGCGGTTTGGCCCATTCTGACTGGAGGCTGCTAAAGTTGAAGTGGATCCACCTCTAGATGGTGAGGGGCCTGTGGTCGAGGATGACTGTTGATCTGCCGGAGGCCTGGACAGACAGCAATAAACAACCAATGGTAATTAACCATACGCTGACAAatatatgaacacacacacgtactttGGCTATTAAGGCAGAATGGTTTGGTAGTTAGCGacacacaattacacacacacacacacacacacacacacaatctatTCTTAACCACTCAATCACTCATCTGGACAGAGTATGCAAAAAGGGTGTGGTTATTTAAAAGCACACACGAACATACTCTCACACTCACTTTGGCACAGGCAGGATGCTGTGGTATGTTACGCAGAAGCAagtgcatccacacacacactcacttggGTGGTGCAGGCAGAATGGTGTGATAGTTgtagtgttgctgctgctggttgATGATCTGGAGCTGCAGAAAAAGCTGCTGCTGGTGCAGGATTTTGGCATAGCTGGAGTCCAGCTGTGGGGGTGGCTCACGCTCGGTCTTCTGGTCAGGGGGGATGTACTGGTGGTACTTGAGCTTCTTCACTTTGGGCTTGCTGTCCTTGGGCTTCTTGGAGCGCTGCGTGGACCGGTCTGAGCTGATCTTGGACTGAGACAACTGGACAAGGTAAAGAGGGACACATTCAGAGATGTCACAGAGCTTAAGGCAAATGGTGGCTTTGCCTTGCATTCTGTTCTGCAATTGCCACGTGCAGGCATTGTGACACGAAGGAAGGTGGAGAAATATACAGCCATACAAATGAACAACCTAAGATTATAACGCAAGTTACTTTAATAACGTACTTAGCAGCTGAATCAACCTGTTCAGAAGGAGCTGAGTATCCATTCCAAATGAAGTAGAAAAGGGAAGCTGGCACTTCAGTGTAAGCATGTCAAAAGGAAACAATGCTGTGGGGTTTTGACAGGTGAGGCAAACCTTGAGGAGCGAAGGTGTTGTCTTGGTGACTGCCACAGCTGCTGTCCCGTTTGTCAATTTCTGTGGCACGGAGGGTACTGGTGCGAGGGGAAGGGGCGGTGGAGGAGGGGCCTGACAGAGAAACTGAAGATAAGTTGTTTTTTTAGTACAACAGAGCAGAAATGGCTACGTGGGCTGACAGTGTGAAAATAAGCATCGGAGAGAGTGGAAAGTTAACACTTTAGCCCCGATGTCAATAGACACCTGGGCAGATAACACAGTCTGAACAACAAATACGGTAAGAGAGACAGTAGAGCTGAGCGTGTTCATGCTCGTGCGCATAAAGCACAGGGTAATTGCCCATATGATCACACAGGATATGTAGTGCTGGATTTCCTCGATGCAACCGACACAGAGAGCAGGGCGCACCTGTGTTGGGGAAGGGTCGCTGCTTTTGCCTAGCGTGTCCGGTGGCGAGGGCACGGGGGCAGAGCCAAGGGGTGAGTCCTGATTAGTTGGCTGGTCTGGGGAGAGGGCATCACTGCTGTCCTCATCAAACGAAGAGTTCTCCCCAGTGCCCTTTGGCAACTCTGGCAAAGGAAGACAATAAGGATATCACACTGCCAATACAGGAGCTATAAACAGTACAGATTTTCTCACATTTGTAACCATTAATTATACACGGCCTGCtcaccttacaaacacaatCGGGACCAGAAGTCTCTTTGTAACCTGACTGTTTGTAAATTCAGTCATCTTTACCACTAAGTCTCA
Protein-coding sequences here:
- the mrtfab gene encoding myocardin related transcription factor Ab isoform X2 — protein: MDAPLGEESSSGAVAPGSAPSPQSEAVTNELQELSLQPTSNLLPLQERKNVLQLKLQQRRTREELVSQGIMPPLKTPAAFHEQRKSLERARTEDYLKRKIRNRPERSELVRMHILEETSAEPALQARQLQLKRARLADDLNDKISQRPGPMELIHKNILPIHSSLKQALLELPKGTGENSSFDEDSSDALSPDQPTNQDSPLGSAPVPSPPDTLGKSSDPSPTQAPPPPPLPLAPVPSVPQKLTNGTAAVAVTKTTPSLLKLSQSKISSDRSTQRSKKPKDSKPKVKKLKYHQYIPPDQKTEREPPPQLDSSYAKILHQQQLFLQLQIINQQQQHYNYHTILPAPPKPPADQQSSSTTGPSPSRGGSTSTLAASSQNGPNRQIHPPVPLPILGPLPSNLDDFKVAELKHELKIRGLPVSGTKNDLLERLRNFQEQNAGAVTAGATPKSSPPLQLAQPVGPPHVLGGTTLLHKPGEGGVVVAAFPFVATVGGGGAQTAAPSAVVQFSSTGSSPPISPTPSERSFAGMSADEASCNGDLFGEAVSSSLTQLSLYPSPQQHSVVKEETTGLTPSCRFSQRALQSTDTLDKDQMLQEKDKQIEELMRMLRQKQRLVETLRSQLEQGKREGLDVPEVLSVKVKEEPLESAGESSCCSYCPISPDLAEKEAIKVIIKEETEEEPEEMVPELIHFEHSVDLLQAQQPVEMPQVQLSQTQQPVELPMELPLHQVSQTQRTVELPQHQPPPTQQQMELSHHQLEHLRQQQQQKSGIQLLQEQPVQLQQLQGMLLQHNCQKGSAQQQQQPPQKKKKKSQRQQQKQEVQPQQKQQQQVSPVFITQQQSTSAPASSFSLDLLKAQPTPALLTDSNGNHFLVALSSHSEEVQDSATPQGRATRNVKLQRAQSTPSKALSRSPPQQASSDPQSMPRLPQGSTLPKKEQKAKLQVSTSHLEASKSLSAPPNLEPFFASDEPSTSENSGSSSPTHSSAACLGLDQHTLFKAPSPVTKEVPPTLQQDKDNGSNQHMDDLFDILIQSGEISANFKADPEASGLRPNTPLPSPSDSPLHFSPPAAPEPVPSQQPSGSDSQLPDSAEQEVSSTGSGRLEDFLESTTGKPLLGVEPGAPVTLIDDLHSQMLSTSSILDHPPSPMDTCELTFTSQPPVLDFGDPALDGMEWLDITMGNGGSGLPAMPTGSSHTTTSVFSTDFLDGSDLHLHWDSCL
- the mrtfab gene encoding myocardin related transcription factor Ab isoform X1; this encodes MDAPLGEESSSGAVAPGSAPSPQSEAVTNELQELSLQPTSNLLPLQERKNVLQLKLQQRRTREELVSQGIMPPLKTPAAFHEQRKSLERARTEDYLKRKIRNRPERSELVRMHILEETSAEPALQARQLQLKRARLADDLNDKISQRPGPMELIHKNILPIHSSLKQALLELPKGTGENSSFDEDSSDALSPDQPTNQDSPLGSAPVPSPPDTLGKSSDPSPTQFLCQAPPPPPLPLAPVPSVPQKLTNGTAAVAVTKTTPSLLKLSQSKISSDRSTQRSKKPKDSKPKVKKLKYHQYIPPDQKTEREPPPQLDSSYAKILHQQQLFLQLQIINQQQQHYNYHTILPAPPKPPADQQSSSTTGPSPSRGGSTSTLAASSQNGPNRQIHPPVPLPILGPLPSNLDDFKVAELKHELKIRGLPVSGTKNDLLERLRNFQEQNAGAVTAGATPKSSPPLQLAQPVGPPHVLGGTTLLHKPGEGGVVVAAFPFVATVGGGGAQTAAPSAVVQFSSTGSSPPISPTPSERSFAGMSADEASCNGDLFGEAVSSSLTQLSLYPSPQQHSVVKEETTGLTPSCRFSQRALQSTDTLDKDQMLQEKDKQIEELMRMLRQKQRLVETLRSQLEQGKREGLDVPEVLSVKVKEEPLESAGESSCCSYCPISPDLAEKEAIKVIIKEETEEEPEEMVPELIHFEHSVDLLQAQQPVEMPQVQLSQTQQPVELPMELPLHQVSQTQRTVELPQHQPPPTQQQMELSHHQLEHLRQQQQQKSGIQLLQEQPVQLQQLQGMLLQHNCQKGSAQQQQQPPQKKKKKSQRQQQKQEVQPQQKQQQQVSPVFITQQQSTSAPASSFSLDLLKAQPTPALLTDSNGNHFLVALSSHSEEVQDSATPQGRATRNVKLQRAQSTPSKALSRSPPQQASSDPQSMPRLPQGSTLPKKEQKAKLQVSTSHLEASKSLSAPPNLEPFFASDEPSTSENSGSSSPTHSSAACLGLDQHTLFKAPSPVTKEVPPTLQQDKDNGSNQHMDDLFDILIQSGEISANFKADPEASGLRPNTPLPSPSDSPLHFSPPAAPEPVPSQQPSGSDSQLPDSAEQEVSSTGSGRLEDFLESTTGKPLLGVEPGAPVTLIDDLHSQMLSTSSILDHPPSPMDTCELTFTSQPPVLDFGDPALDGMEWLDITMGNGGSGLPAMPTGSSHTTTSVFSTDFLDGSDLHLHWDSCL
- the mrtfab gene encoding myocardin related transcription factor Ab isoform X4, with translation MDAPLGEESSSGAVAPGSAPSPQSEAVTNELQELSLQPTSNLLPLQERKNVLQLKLQQRRTREELVSQGIMPPLKTPAAFHEQRKSLERARTEDYLKRKIRNRPERSELVRMHILEETSAEPALQARQLQLKRARLADDLNDKISQRPGPMELIHKNILPIHSSLKQALLELPKGTGENSSFDEDSSDALSPDQPTNQDSPLGSAPVPSPPDTLGKSSDPSPTQFLCQAPPPPPLPLAPVPSVPQKLTNGTAAVAVTKTTPSLLKLSQSKISSDRSTQRSKKPKDSKPKVKKLKYHQYIPPDQKTEREPPPQLDSSYAKILHQQQLFLQLQIINQQQQHYNYHTILPAPPKPPADQQSSSTTGPSPSRGGSTSTLAASSQNGPNRQIHPPVPLPILGPLPSNLDDFKVAELKHELKIRGLPVSGTKNDLLERLRNFQEQNAGAVTAGATPKSSPPLQLAQPVGPPHVLGGTTLLHKPGEGGVVVAAFPFVATVGGGGAQTAAPSAVVQFSSTGSSPPISPTPSERSFAGMSADEASCNGDLFGEAQHSVVKEETTGLTPSCRFSQRALQSTDTLDKDQMLQEKDKQIEELMRMLRQKQRLVETLRSQLEQGKREGLDVPEVLSVKVKEEPLESAGESSCCSYCPISPDLAEKEAIKVIIKEETEEEPEEMVPELIHFEHSVDLLQAQQPVEMPQVQLSQTQQPVELPMELPLHQVSQTQRTVELPQHQPPPTQQQMELSHHQLEHLRQQQQQKSGIQLLQEQPVQLQQLQGMLLQHNCQKGSAQQQQQPPQKKKKKSQRQQQKQEVQPQQKQQQQVSPVFITQQQSTSAPASSFSLDLLKAQPTPALLTDSNGNHFLVALSSHSEEVQDSATPQGRATRNVKLQRAQSTPSKALSRSPPQQASSDPQSMPRLPQGSTLPKKEQKAKLQVSTSHLEASKSLSAPPNLEPFFASDEPSTSENSGSSSPTHSSAACLGLDQHTLFKAPSPVTKEVPPTLQQDKDNGSNQHMDDLFDILIQSGEISANFKADPEASGLRPNTPLPSPSDSPLHFSPPAAPEPVPSQQPSGSDSQLPDSAEQEVSSTGSGRLEDFLESTTGKPLLGVEPGAPVTLIDDLHSQMLSTSSILDHPPSPMDTCELTFTSQPPVLDFGDPALDGMEWLDITMGNGGSGLPAMPTGSSHTTTSVFSTDFLDGSDLHLHWDSCL
- the mrtfab gene encoding myocardin related transcription factor Ab isoform X5, which codes for MPPLKTPAAFHEQRKSLERARTEDYLKRKIRNRPERSELVRMHILEETSAEPALQARQLQLKRARLADDLNDKISQRPGPMELIHKNILPIHSSLKQALLELPKGTGENSSFDEDSSDALSPDQPTNQDSPLGSAPVPSPPDTLGKSSDPSPTQFLCQAPPPPPLPLAPVPSVPQKLTNGTAAVAVTKTTPSLLKLSQSKISSDRSTQRSKKPKDSKPKVKKLKYHQYIPPDQKTEREPPPQLDSSYAKILHQQQLFLQLQIINQQQQHYNYHTILPAPPKPPADQQSSSTTGPSPSRGGSTSTLAASSQNGPNRQIHPPVPLPILGPLPSNLDDFKVAELKHELKIRGLPVSGTKNDLLERLRNFQEQNAGAVTAGATPKSSPPLQLAQPVGPPHVLGGTTLLHKPGEGGVVVAAFPFVATVGGGGAQTAAPSAVVQFSSTGSSPPISPTPSERSFAGMSADEASCNGDLFGEAVSSSLTQLSLYPSPQQHSVVKEETTGLTPSCRFSQRALQSTDTLDKDQMLQEKDKQIEELMRMLRQKQRLVETLRSQLEQGKREGLDVPEVLSVKVKEEPLESAGESSCCSYCPISPDLAEKEAIKVIIKEETEEEPEEMVPELIHFEHSVDLLQAQQPVEMPQVQLSQTQQPVELPMELPLHQVSQTQRTVELPQHQPPPTQQQMELSHHQLEHLRQQQQQKSGIQLLQEQPVQLQQLQGMLLQHNCQKGSAQQQQQPPQKKKKKSQRQQQKQEVQPQQKQQQQVSPVFITQQQSTSAPASSFSLDLLKAQPTPALLTDSNGNHFLVALSSHSEEVQDSATPQGRATRNVKLQRAQSTPSKALSRSPPQQASSDPQSMPRLPQGSTLPKKEQKAKLQVSTSHLEASKSLSAPPNLEPFFASDEPSTSENSGSSSPTHSSAACLGLDQHTLFKAPSPVTKEVPPTLQQDKDNGSNQHMDDLFDILIQSGEISANFKADPEASGLRPNTPLPSPSDSPLHFSPPAAPEPVPSQQPSGSDSQLPDSAEQEVSSTGSGRLEDFLESTTGKPLLGVEPGAPVTLIDDLHSQMLSTSSILDHPPSPMDTCELTFTSQPPVLDFGDPALDGMEWLDITMGNGGSGLPAMPTGSSHTTTSVFSTDFLDGSDLHLHWDSCL
- the mrtfab gene encoding myocardin related transcription factor Ab isoform X3 encodes the protein MLDTSPGLHIDSAPLRTPPISDGLDKRGVRLDYERHACHSLREVLQLKLQQRRTREELVSQGIMPPLKTPAAFHEQRKSLERARTEDYLKRKIRNRPERSELVRMHILEETSAEPALQARQLQLKRARLADDLNDKISQRPGPMELIHKNILPIHSSLKQALLELPKGTGENSSFDEDSSDALSPDQPTNQDSPLGSAPVPSPPDTLGKSSDPSPTQFLCQAPPPPPLPLAPVPSVPQKLTNGTAAVAVTKTTPSLLKLSQSKISSDRSTQRSKKPKDSKPKVKKLKYHQYIPPDQKTEREPPPQLDSSYAKILHQQQLFLQLQIINQQQQHYNYHTILPAPPKPPADQQSSSTTGPSPSRGGSTSTLAASSQNGPNRQIHPPVPLPILGPLPSNLDDFKVAELKHELKIRGLPVSGTKNDLLERLRNFQEQNAGAVTAGATPKSSPPLQLAQPVGPPHVLGGTTLLHKPGEGGVVVAAFPFVATVGGGGAQTAAPSAVVQFSSTGSSPPISPTPSERSFAGMSADEASCNGDLFGEAVSSSLTQLSLYPSPQQHSVVKEETTGLTPSCRFSQRALQSTDTLDKDQMLQEKDKQIEELMRMLRQKQRLVETLRSQLEQGKREGLDVPEVLSVKVKEEPLESAGESSCCSYCPISPDLAEKEAIKVIIKEETEEEPEEMVPELIHFEHSVDLLQAQQPVEMPQVQLSQTQQPVELPMELPLHQVSQTQRTVELPQHQPPPTQQQMELSHHQLEHLRQQQQQKSGIQLLQEQPVQLQQLQGMLLQHNCQKGSAQQQQQPPQKKKKKSQRQQQKQEVQPQQKQQQQVSPVFITQQQSTSAPASSFSLDLLKAQPTPALLTDSNGNHFLVALSSHSEEVQDSATPQGRATRNVKLQRAQSTPSKALSRSPPQQASSDPQSMPRLPQGSTLPKKEQKAKLQVSTSHLEASKSLSAPPNLEPFFASDEPSTSENSGSSSPTHSSAACLGLDQHTLFKAPSPVTKEVPPTLQQDKDNGSNQHMDDLFDILIQSGEISANFKADPEASGLRPNTPLPSPSDSPLHFSPPAAPEPVPSQQPSGSDSQLPDSAEQEVSSTGSGRLEDFLESTTGKPLLGVEPGAPVTLIDDLHSQMLSTSSILDHPPSPMDTCELTFTSQPPVLDFGDPALDGMEWLDITMGNGGSGLPAMPTGSSHTTTSVFSTDFLDGSDLHLHWDSCL